One window of Oscillibacter hominis genomic DNA carries:
- a CDS encoding alpha/beta fold hydrolase, whose amino-acid sequence MKTILLHGLGQTSSSWKNTINTMGKSADILCPNLFDWFEDKEVCYQVLYLAFSEYCKQFSEPVNICGLSLGGILALQYGIENPDKINSLALVATQYTMPKKLLQFQNMLFRFMPKRTFESMGLGKTDFINLSKSMINLDFQKELKCINSPVMVICGEKDAANKQASLQLQSQLPQAELLVIKNSGHEVNIDAPEDLGKALSAFFNL is encoded by the coding sequence ATGAAAACTATATTACTTCATGGATTAGGGCAAACATCATCAAGCTGGAAAAATACGATTAACACTATGGGGAAAAGTGCGGACATTTTATGCCCGAACCTTTTTGATTGGTTTGAAGATAAAGAGGTCTGCTATCAAGTTTTATATCTTGCTTTCTCCGAATACTGTAAGCAATTTTCAGAACCGGTCAATATCTGTGGGCTATCTTTAGGCGGTATTCTCGCATTGCAATATGGGATTGAAAATCCAGATAAAATAAACTCTTTGGCGTTGGTTGCGACACAATATACAATGCCGAAAAAACTCTTGCAATTTCAAAATATGCTCTTTCGGTTTATGCCTAAAAGAACATTTGAAAGCATGGGACTTGGTAAAACGGATTTTATCAATCTGTCAAAATCCATGATAAACTTGGATTTCCAAAAAGAATTGAAGTGTATCAATAGCCCTGTAATGGTTATCTGCGGGGAGAAAGATGCAGCAAATAAACAGGCTTCTTTACAGCTTCAATCGCAGTTACCACAAGCCGAATTATTAGTGATTAAAAATTCTGGACATGAAGTAAACATAGACGCTCCCGAAGATTTGGGGAAAGCACTCTCCGCATTTTTCAACCTATAA
- a CDS encoding phage replisome organizer N-terminal domain-containing protein — MADNRKYYYLKLKESYFDDDAIVLLESMPDGILYSNILLKLYLKSLKNGGKLQLDENIPYTAQMIATLTRQQVGTVERALGIFQQLGLVEQLHGGLLYMTDIELMIGQSSTEAERKRAARLANKALPPPRTNGGHLSDIRPPEIEIKKEIDIEIEKERELETGQAPARSYGRYNNVFLSDTELDELKAELPDKWEYYIDRLSTHIASKGTKYRSHAATIYKWAQEDEAKKPPKKGIPDYTFKEGESL; from the coding sequence ATGGCAGATAACCGCAAATATTACTACCTCAAACTGAAAGAAAGCTATTTTGATGATGACGCTATCGTGCTGTTGGAGAGTATGCCGGACGGTATTCTCTATTCCAACATTCTCTTGAAGCTGTACTTAAAATCGCTGAAAAACGGCGGCAAGTTGCAGCTTGACGAGAATATCCCTTACACAGCACAGATGATCGCCACTCTTACCCGTCAGCAGGTAGGCACGGTGGAACGGGCGTTAGGGATTTTTCAGCAGTTGGGGCTTGTGGAGCAGCTACACGGCGGCTTGCTCTACATGACCGATATTGAACTGATGATAGGGCAATCCTCTACCGAAGCGGAACGAAAACGGGCGGCAAGGCTTGCAAACAAGGCTTTGCCACCACCCCGGACAAACGGCGGACATTTGTCCGACATTCGTCCACCAGAGATAGAGATAAAGAAAGAGATAGATATAGAGATAGAAAAAGAGAGAGAGTTAGAAACGGGACAAGCCCCCGCCCGCAGCTATGGCAGATACAACAATGTTTTTCTTTCCGATACGGAACTGGACGAGCTGAAAGCGGAACTGCCCGACAAATGGGAGTATTATATTGACCGCTTATCTACTCATATAGCGTCCAAAGGAACGAAATACCGCAGTCATGCAGCCACGATATACAAGTGGGCGCAGGAGGACGAAGCCAAGAAACCGCCGAAAAAAGGCATACCCGATTACACCTTTAAGGAGGGCGAGAGTTTATGA
- a CDS encoding VirB6/TrbL-like conjugal transfer protein, CD1112 family, with translation MGFLTDWLTDWLKELLIEGIMGNLTGLFDTVNSRVGEIAVQVGTTPAAWNAGVFSLIRQLSETVILPIAGLILTFVATYELIQLIIEKNNLHDLDYWIFFKWIFKTACAILILSNTFNIVMAVFDVSQSVIARAAGIVQGSTDISESMLADLEATLETLGLGSLLGLWLQSLLIHVTMWAINIVIFVIVYGRMIEIYLLTSLAPIPVATLSNRELGNTGQNYLKSLFAVGFQGLLILVCVAIYAVLIQGIATGGDPIGAIWGCMGYSVLLCFCLFKTGSIARSVFSAH, from the coding sequence ATGGGATTTCTCACCGACTGGCTGACAGACTGGCTAAAAGAGCTGCTGATCGAGGGTATCATGGGCAACCTCACGGGGCTTTTTGATACGGTCAATTCCCGTGTCGGAGAGATTGCGGTGCAAGTGGGAACCACCCCGGCGGCATGGAACGCCGGGGTGTTCTCCCTGATCCGGCAGCTTTCTGAAACGGTGATACTGCCGATTGCCGGTCTGATCCTCACCTTCGTTGCCACCTATGAGCTGATTCAACTCATTATCGAGAAGAACAACCTGCATGATCTGGACTACTGGATCTTCTTCAAGTGGATATTCAAAACGGCCTGCGCCATTTTGATTTTGTCCAACACCTTCAATATCGTCATGGCGGTGTTCGATGTATCCCAAAGCGTGATTGCCCGGGCAGCCGGGATCGTGCAAGGCTCAACGGACATTTCGGAGTCCATGCTTGCCGACTTGGAGGCCACGCTGGAAACGCTGGGGCTTGGATCTCTGCTGGGGCTGTGGCTGCAATCCCTGCTCATTCATGTGACCATGTGGGCGATCAATATCGTGATTTTCGTCATCGTCTATGGCCGCATGATTGAAATATACCTGCTGACCAGCTTAGCCCCTATCCCCGTTGCTACGCTCTCTAACCGGGAACTGGGCAATACCGGGCAGAACTATTTGAAGTCCCTGTTTGCCGTGGGCTTTCAAGGGCTATTGATCCTCGTCTGTGTTGCCATCTATGCAGTGCTGATACAGGGTATCGCCACGGGCGGCGACCCCATCGGCGCGATATGGGGCTGCATGGGCTATTCCGTGCTGCTCTGCTTCTGCCTGTTCAAGACTGGCTCCATCGCCCGCAGCGTGTTCAGCGCACACTAA
- a CDS encoding helix-turn-helix domain-containing protein encodes MSDRLLPYDTIIKAHEGDPIAIQAVLDRYAGYIRYFSKMNGYYNSDMEDYIRTKLIESLFKFRLDR; translated from the coding sequence ATGAGTGACCGACTTCTCCCCTATGACACGATTATAAAGGCACATGAGGGCGACCCCATAGCGATACAAGCTGTCCTTGACCGCTACGCTGGATATATCCGCTACTTCTCTAAGATGAACGGCTATTATAACTCTGATATGGAGGACTACATCAGAACAAAGCTGATTGAAAGCCTGTTCAAGTTCCGGCTTGACCGATAA
- a CDS encoding ATP-binding protein translates to MTELFTDTVLNMMTTTAEPEDYTGEDGLLYCSKCRTAKEAYFPKETAAWLGHDKHPTECDCQREKRLECESAEERRRHLNTVMELKRRGFTDLTMQEWTFAHDNGKCPQMSKAHLYVEHWEQMRENNYGLLLWGKVGTGKSYFAGCIANALMEQEISVRMTNFSAILNDLTASFEGRNEYIEHLCRFPLLILDDFGMERGTEYGLEQVYNVIDSRYRSRKPLIVTTNLSLTELQNPQDTAHARIYDRVLEMCLPILFTGKNFRKETAQAKLNGLKELLK, encoded by the coding sequence ATGACTGAACTTTTTACCGATACCGTTTTGAATATGATGACTACTACCGCAGAGCCGGAGGACTACACGGGCGAGGACGGTCTGCTTTACTGCAGCAAGTGCCGCACGGCGAAAGAAGCCTACTTTCCCAAAGAAACCGCCGCATGGTTGGGGCATGACAAGCACCCGACAGAATGTGACTGCCAACGGGAGAAGCGTTTGGAATGTGAATCCGCCGAGGAACGCAGACGACACCTTAACACCGTTATGGAACTGAAACGCCGGGGCTTTACCGACCTCACCATGCAGGAATGGACTTTTGCACATGACAACGGCAAATGCCCGCAGATGAGCAAGGCACATTTATATGTGGAGCATTGGGAGCAGATGAGAGAAAACAACTATGGTCTGCTCTTGTGGGGCAAGGTAGGCACAGGAAAAAGCTATTTTGCCGGGTGCATTGCCAATGCCCTTATGGAACAGGAAATCTCCGTCCGCATGACAAACTTTTCTGCGATACTGAATGATTTAACTGCCAGCTTTGAGGGGCGAAACGAATATATCGAGCATCTTTGCCGTTTCCCTCTGCTGATACTTGATGATTTTGGTATGGAGCGTGGCACAGAGTATGGTTTGGAACAGGTCTACAATGTAATTGACAGCCGATACCGCAGCCGAAAGCCGCTGATTGTCACCACCAATCTAAGCCTTACGGAACTGCAGAATCCACAGGACACCGCCCACGCCCGTATCTATGACCGAGTGCTTGAAATGTGTCTGCCTATCCTCTTTACAGGCAAGAACTTCCGAAAGGAAACGGCACAAGCCAAGCTCAATGGACTAAAAGAACTGTTGAAGTGA
- a CDS encoding transposon-encoded TnpW family protein — translation MTENKQNNNDRTDRRPDCVTEIRMGNTVLVVSGFFKKDTTATAADKMMKVLEAETATQKTVI, via the coding sequence ATGACAGAAAACAAACAGAATAACAATGACCGCACCGACCGCCGCCCGGACTGCGTGACGGAGATCCGCATGGGTAACACCGTGCTTGTTGTGTCCGGCTTTTTCAAGAAAGATACCACAGCCACCGCAGCCGACAAGATGATGAAAGTGCTGGAAGCGGAAACTGCTACACAAAAAACGGTGATTTAA
- a CDS encoding plasmid mobilization protein, giving the protein MGKRYNTPHRSHVVKTRMTEEEYADFTERLKNYDMSQAEFIRQAIARVTIRPIVTVSPVNDELLSAVGKLIAEYGKIGGNLNQIARALNEYGTPYNTLSVEVRAAISDLAALKFEVLRKVGDAVGNIQAYQL; this is encoded by the coding sequence ATAGGAAAGCGATACAATACGCCCCACCGAAGCCATGTAGTCAAGACACGCATGACCGAAGAAGAATATGCCGACTTCACGGAACGGCTAAAGAATTATGACATGAGCCAAGCCGAGTTTATCCGACAAGCCATTGCAAGGGTGACCATTCGCCCTATTGTTACCGTTTCCCCGGTCAATGATGAACTGCTATCCGCTGTTGGAAAGTTGATAGCCGAATACGGAAAAATCGGCGGCAACCTTAATCAGATCGCCCGTGCCCTCAACGAATACGGAACGCCCTACAATACGCTGTCCGTTGAAGTGCGAGCCGCCATTTCCGACCTTGCCGCCTTGAAGTTTGAAGTCTTGCGAAAGGTAGGTGACGCTGTTGGCAACATTCAAGCATATCAGCTCTAA
- a CDS encoding relaxase/mobilization nuclease domain-containing protein yields the protein MATFKHISSKNADYGAAEQYLTFEHDEFTMKPTLDETGRLILREDYRIATLNCGEEDFAVACMRANLRYGKNQKREDVKSHHYIISFDPRDAADNGLTVDRAQALGEKFCAEHFPGHQAIVCTHPDGHNHSGNIHVHIVINSLRIEEVPLLPYMDRPADTRAGCKHRCTDAAMEYFKAEVMEMCHRENLYQIDLLHGSKNRITEREYWAQKKGQAKLDKENATLAAEGQPAKQTKFETDKAKLRQTIRNAMSEATTFDEFSALLLRQGVIVKESRGRLSYLTPDRTKPITARKLGDDFDRAAVLTLLEQNAHRAAEKTVPIPEYHTAETNRTERGKTQKIAPTGNIQRMVDRAAKRAEGKGIGYDRWAAVHNLKQMAATVAAMEQYGFTPDELDAALVSANADLHSSTAKLKPIETAIREKKDLQKQVLAYAKTRDVRDGLKKQKTDKARKAYREKHESDFIIADAAVRYFRQKDIIKLPTYKSLQAEIEQLTAEKNALYNEYRANKERVRELQTMKSNLSQMHHGEPSRQKKHEQER from the coding sequence TTGGCAACATTCAAGCATATCAGCTCTAAAAATGCGGACTACGGTGCAGCCGAGCAGTATCTAACCTTTGAGCATGACGAGTTTACCATGAAGCCCACCCTTGACGAAACCGGGCGGCTCATACTCCGGGAGGATTATCGGATAGCCACGCTGAACTGCGGCGAGGAAGATTTTGCCGTTGCCTGTATGCGGGCAAATCTCCGATACGGTAAAAACCAAAAACGGGAAGATGTGAAAAGCCACCACTATATCATTTCCTTTGACCCACGGGACGCAGCGGACAACGGCTTGACCGTAGACCGGGCGCAAGCATTGGGCGAGAAATTTTGTGCCGAGCATTTCCCCGGACACCAAGCCATTGTCTGCACCCACCCGGACGGACACAACCACAGCGGCAATATCCATGTTCATATCGTTATCAATTCTCTGCGTATTGAGGAAGTACCCTTGCTGCCCTACATGGACAGACCGGCAGATACCCGTGCCGGGTGCAAACATCGCTGCACGGACGCTGCTATGGAATACTTCAAAGCCGAGGTCATGGAGATGTGCCACCGGGAAAATCTCTATCAAATCGACCTGCTCCATGGCAGTAAAAACCGCATTACCGAGCGTGAGTATTGGGCGCAGAAGAAAGGACAAGCCAAACTTGACAAGGAAAATGCCACCCTTGCAGCCGAGGGGCAGCCTGCAAAGCAGACCAAGTTCGAAACCGACAAGGCGAAGCTGCGGCAGACCATACGGAACGCCATGAGCGAAGCTACTACCTTTGACGAGTTTTCCGCTTTACTTCTGCGGCAGGGTGTGATCGTCAAAGAGAGCCGAGGGCGGTTGTCCTACCTTACCCCGGACAGAACGAAACCCATTACCGCCCGAAAACTGGGAGATGATTTTGACCGTGCTGCTGTTCTTACTCTTTTGGAGCAGAACGCCCACAGAGCCGCCGAAAAGACCGTACCCATACCCGAATACCATACCGCTGAAACAAACCGCACAGAGCGAGGAAAAACGCAGAAAATCGCCCCGACAGGCAACATTCAGAGAATGGTTGACCGTGCGGCGAAGCGAGCCGAGGGAAAAGGTATCGGCTATGACCGTTGGGCGGCTGTCCACAATCTCAAACAGATGGCGGCTACCGTTGCCGCTATGGAGCAATACGGCTTTACCCCGGATGAACTGGACGCAGCCCTTGTGTCTGCCAATGCGGATTTACACAGCAGCACCGCCAAGCTGAAGCCCATTGAAACGGCTATCCGTGAGAAAAAGGACTTGCAGAAACAGGTGCTTGCCTATGCCAAGACAAGAGATGTGCGTGACGGCTTGAAAAAGCAGAAAACCGATAAGGCACGCAAAGCCTACCGGGAAAAGCATGAAAGCGACTTTATCATAGCAGACGCAGCCGTAAGATATTTTCGGCAAAAAGACATTATCAAGCTGCCCACCTATAAATCGTTGCAGGCTGAAATCGAGCAGCTTACCGCCGAGAAGAACGCCCTTTACAACGAGTACCGGGCAAATAAAGAGCGTGTCCGGGAGTTGCAGACCATGAAAAGCAATCTTTCCCAAATGCACCACGGCGAACCGAGCAGACAGAAAAAGCATGAACAGGAGCGTTAA
- a CDS encoding DUF2812 domain-containing protein yields MRKKCYHFFGGLLNAQANWLNKMSEKGYRLIRAGKMLYEFEECKPNEVKYCVEFIGEKSKENAKDYSLFLEDMGYKVFFKNINLNYSVGKVRWRPWAEKGGRIATNTTTFNRELLIVEKENDGKPFELHTSYEDKENYYRNLRNPWLLILLMFAIFAVINHSIVFGVLALISLIPVLVYQIQIMHNRQEAKTQE; encoded by the coding sequence ATGAGAAAAAAATGTTATCATTTTTTTGGTGGTCTGTTGAATGCACAGGCGAATTGGCTGAATAAAATGTCGGAGAAGGGCTATCGTCTTATTCGAGCGGGGAAAATGTTATATGAGTTTGAAGAATGTAAACCTAATGAAGTAAAATACTGTGTAGAATTTATCGGAGAAAAATCGAAAGAGAATGCAAAAGACTATTCCCTCTTTTTGGAAGATATGGGCTATAAGGTATTTTTCAAAAATATCAATCTTAACTATTCTGTCGGTAAGGTGCGTTGGCGTCCATGGGCTGAAAAAGGCGGACGCATTGCGACCAACACTACAACCTTCAACCGTGAATTGTTGATTGTAGAAAAAGAGAATGATGGAAAACCGTTTGAACTTCATACTTCCTATGAAGACAAGGAAAACTATTACAGAAATCTGCGTAATCCATGGTTGTTGATACTGCTTATGTTTGCAATATTTGCAGTTATAAATCATTCGATTGTTTTTGGTGTGCTTGCTTTGATTTCTCTGATTCCCGTTCTTGTATATCAAATACAAATCATGCACAACAGACAAGAAGCAAAAACACAAGAATGA
- a CDS encoding PadR family transcriptional regulator, with product MRDNMKGGALTEVTFYILLSLYAPKHGYAVMQFIEEKTGGRLSLGAGTLYGALNSLQEKKWIKPCGDCEGRKKEYIITSLGKEVAKKELVRLNELVEVASGIIGGTV from the coding sequence ATGCGTGATAATATGAAAGGTGGTGCGCTTACAGAAGTGACATTTTACATTTTACTTTCTCTCTATGCTCCAAAACATGGATATGCTGTCATGCAATTTATCGAAGAAAAAACAGGTGGGCGGCTTTCATTGGGAGCAGGCACTTTGTATGGTGCGCTAAACTCTTTGCAGGAAAAGAAATGGATTAAGCCTTGCGGAGATTGTGAAGGTAGAAAAAAAGAATACATCATTACCTCACTGGGAAAAGAAGTTGCGAAAAAAGAACTTGTAAGGCTTAATGAACTTGTAGAGGTTGCAAGTGGAATTATTGGAGGTACAGTATGA
- a CDS encoding recombinase family protein: MLRQTNQQPITALYPRLSHEDELQGESNSISNQKRILETYAKQNGFSNLRWYTDDGYSGANFQRPGFQAMLADIEAGKVGTVIVKDMSRLGRNYLQVGMYTEMIFPQKGVRFIAINDGVDSAQGDNDFAPLRNIFNEWLVRDTSKKIKAVKRSKGMSGKPITSKPVYGYLMDEDENFIIDEEAAPVVKQIYNLCLAGNGPTKIARMLTEQQIPTPGTLEYRRTGSTRRYHLGYECKWATNTVVHILENREYTGCLVNFKTEKLSYKVKHSVENPEEKQAIFENHHEPIIDTQTWERVQELRKQRKRPNRYDEVGLFSGILFCADCGSVMYQQRYQTDKRKQDCYICGNYKKRTHDCTAHFIRTDLLTAGVLSNLRKVTSYAAKHEARFMKLLIEQNEDGGKRRNAAKKKELEAAEKRIAELSAIFKRLYEDSVTGRISDERFTELSADYEAEQRELKEKAAAIQAELSKAQEATVNAEKFMNVVRRHTSFEELTPTLLREFVEKIVVHECSYDENKTRRQDIEIYYSFVGKVDLPE; encoded by the coding sequence ATGTTAAGACAGACCAACCAACAACCAATTACCGCCCTTTACCCAAGACTTTCCCATGAGGACGAGCTGCAAGGCGAGAGCAATTCCATTTCCAACCAGAAGCGTATTCTTGAAACCTATGCAAAGCAGAACGGCTTTTCCAATCTGCGCTGGTACACGGACGACGGTTATTCTGGTGCGAACTTTCAAAGACCCGGTTTTCAAGCCATGCTTGCGGACATTGAAGCCGGAAAAGTCGGGACAGTTATCGTAAAGGATATGTCGAGGTTAGGGCGAAACTACCTGCAAGTGGGAATGTACACGGAAATGATTTTCCCACAGAAAGGTGTCCGCTTCATCGCTATCAATGACGGAGTGGACAGCGCACAGGGCGACAATGACTTTGCCCCGCTGCGGAATATCTTTAACGAATGGCTGGTGAGAGATACGAGCAAGAAAATCAAAGCAGTGAAACGCTCAAAAGGCATGAGTGGCAAGCCCATCACAAGCAAACCTGTGTATGGCTACCTCATGGACGAGGACGAAAATTTCATCATTGACGAGGAAGCCGCACCCGTAGTCAAGCAGATATACAACCTCTGCCTTGCCGGGAACGGTCCGACCAAGATAGCCCGTATGCTCACAGAGCAGCAGATCCCCACGCCGGGGACGCTGGAATACCGCAGGACGGGCAGCACCCGCCGCTACCACCTCGGCTATGAGTGCAAGTGGGCGACCAATACCGTTGTGCATATCCTTGAAAACCGGGAATACACGGGCTGTCTGGTAAACTTCAAGACGGAAAAACTCTCTTACAAAGTCAAGCACAGCGTAGAAAACCCGGAGGAAAAGCAAGCGATATTCGAGAACCACCACGAGCCTATCATAGACACCCAGACATGGGAACGGGTGCAGGAACTTCGCAAGCAGCGCAAACGCCCCAACCGCTATGATGAAGTGGGCTTGTTCTCCGGCATACTGTTCTGTGCAGACTGCGGCAGTGTGATGTATCAGCAGCGATACCAGACGGACAAGCGCAAGCAGGACTGTTATATCTGCGGCAACTACAAGAAACGCACCCATGACTGTACGGCGCACTTTATCCGCACCGACCTTTTGACTGCTGGTGTACTCTCCAATCTGCGGAAAGTGACAAGCTATGCGGCAAAGCATGAAGCCCGGTTTATGAAGCTCTTGATTGAGCAGAACGAGGACGGGGGCAAGCGCAGGAACGCCGCCAAGAAAAAGGAACTGGAAGCCGCCGAGAAACGCATAGCCGAGTTATCCGCTATCTTCAAGCGGCTGTATGAGGACAGCGTGACCGGGCGCATATCAGACGAGCGTTTCACAGAGCTGTCGGCAGACTATGAAGCAGAGCAACGGGAACTGAAAGAAAAAGCCGCCGCTATCCAAGCGGAGCTTTCCAAAGCACAGGAAGCCACCGTGAACGCAGAAAAGTTTATGAATGTTGTCCGGCGGCATACCAGCTTTGAAGAACTTACCCCTACTCTGCTGCGGGAGTTTGTAGAGAAAATCGTTGTGCATGAGTGCAGCTATGACGAGAACAAGACCCGTAGGCAGGACATTGAGATTTATTATTCTTTTGTTGGCAAGGTGGACTTGCCCGAATAA
- a CDS encoding sigma-70 family RNA polymerase sigma factor: MTEYEAYQEHIRYTHDTYCRIVIRHASFDAARMLAARWKREISLEYLTEEKFVPLSTIDEYFQVPDYGETYPFSVRGQTIFLDSCSLAAALAELPEQSQEEIFLYYFQHLKQKEIGEQSGWTRSTIGRHIQLVLKRLKEEMEALPHE; this comes from the coding sequence ATGACTGAATACGAAGCCTATCAAGAACATATCCGCTATACCCATGATACCTATTGCCGGATTGTTATTCGCCATGCGTCCTTTGACGCTGCCCGTATGCTGGCGGCGAGGTGGAAACGGGAAATCTCCCTTGAATACTTGACCGAAGAAAAGTTTGTCCCACTAAGCACCATAGACGAGTATTTTCAAGTGCCAGACTATGGCGAAACTTATCCATTCTCCGTCCGGGGGCAGACGATATTTTTAGATAGCTGTTCCCTTGCGGCGGCTCTTGCCGAACTGCCGGAACAGTCGCAGGAGGAAATCTTTTTGTATTACTTCCAGCATTTGAAGCAGAAAGAAATCGGAGAACAAAGCGGCTGGACACGCAGCACAATCGGGCGGCATATCCAGCTTGTCTTGAAGCGGCTGAAAGAGGAAATGGAGGCGCTGCCCCATGAGTGA